In the Hordeum vulgare subsp. vulgare chromosome 7H, MorexV3_pseudomolecules_assembly, whole genome shotgun sequence genome, one interval contains:
- the LOC123412455 gene encoding aldehyde dehydrogenase family 2 member C4-like isoform X2 has protein sequence MASEGNGDGSKERAAENGNGGGVCMEMPEIRYTKLFINGAFVDAVSGKTFETRDPRTGDVIASIAEGDKEDVGLAVKAAREAFDHGKWPRMPGSERGRIMMKYADLVEQHAEELTLLESLDAGKPCMATRAVDIGTSVRSLRYFAGAADKIHGETLKMSRQFQGHTLREPMGVAGLIIPWNFPAIMFFAKVAPALAAGCTMVVKPAEQTPLSALYFAHLAEQAGVPDGVINVVTGFGPTAGAAIASHMDVDMVSFTGSTAVGRLIMEASARSNLKPVSLELGGKSPLIIFDDADVDIAVELAISANFFNKGEACIAASRVYLQEGIYDRFVKKLAQRMESWVVGDPFDPRVNQGPQVDKAQYERVLNYIDHGKREGATVLTGGKPCGQRGYYIEPTVFTDVKDDMIIAKEEIFGPVMCLMKFTTVEEAIARANNTRYGLAAGVVTKNIDVANRMTRSIRAGVVWVNCYFAMDSDCPFGGRKMSGFGKDDGMHALDKFLAVKAVVTPVYDSPWL, from the exons ATGGCGAGCGAGGGCAATGGCGATGGGAGCAAGGAGCGCGCCGCGGAGAACGGCAACGGCGGCGGCGTGTGCATGGAGATGCCGGAGATCAGGTACACCAAGCTCTTCATCAACGGGGCCTTCGTCGACGCCGTCTCCG GTAAGACATTCGAGACCAGGGATCCCCGCACCGGGGATGTGATCGCCAGCATCGCCGAAGGTGACAAGGAGGATGTGGGCTTGGCGGTCAAAGCGGCAAGGGAAGCCTTCGATCATGGCAAATGGCCTCGCATGCCCGGATCC GAAagaggacggatcatgatgaagtACGCGGACTTAGTGGAGCAGCACGCGGAGGAGCTGACCCTGCTGGAGAGCCTGGACGCCGGCAAGCCGTGCATGGCGACTAGGGCGGTCGACATTGGTACCTCCGTCAGGTCCCTTCGCTACTTCGCCGGCGCGGCCGACAAGATCCACGGCGAGACGCTCAAGATGTCGAGGCAGTTCCAGGGGCACACCCTGCGCGAGCCCATGGGCGTCGCCGGGCTCATCATCCCCTGGAACTTCCCTGCCATCATGTTCTTCGCCAAGGTCGCCCCTGCGCTGGCCGCCGGCTGCACCATGGTCGTCAAGCCGGCCGAGCAGACCCCGCTCAGCGCGCTCTACTTCGCTCACCTAGCCGAGCAG GCGGGAGTCCCAGATGGGGTGATCAATGTGGTCACCGGCTTTGGCCCAACAGCGGGAGCAGCGATCGCGTCTCACATGGACGTCGACATGGTCAGTTTCACGGGATCAACAGCAGTTGGGCGGCTCATAATGGAGGCGTCGGCGAGGAGCAACCTGAAGCCGGTGTCCCTGGAGCTGGGCGGCAAATCTCCGCTCATCATCTTcgacgacgcggacgtagacataGCCGTGGAACTCGCCATCAGCGCCAACTTCTTCAACAAG GGAGAAGCTTGCATTGCAGCGAGCCGTGTCTACCTGCAAGAAGGCATCTACGATCGATTCGTGAAGAAGCTGGCGCAGCGCATGGAGAGTTGGGTAGTCGGGGACCCTTTCGATCCCCGTGTCAATCAAGGGCCTCAG gtggacAAGGCTCAATATGAGAGGGTGCTCAACTACATCGACCATGGCAAGAGAGAAGGGGCCACCGTTCTGACAGGAGGGAAGCCCTGTGGCCAGAGAGGTTACTACATCGAGCCCACAGTTTTCACCGATGTCAAG GATGACATGATCATAGCAAAGGAGGAGATCTTCGGGCCCGTCATGTGCCTGATGAAGTTCAC GACGGTGGAGGAGGCGATCGCGAGGGCCAACAACACGAGGTACGGGCTGGCGGCGGGGGTGGTGACCAAGAACATCGACGTGGCCAACAGGATGACGCGGTCGATCCGTGCCGGGGTGGTGTGGGTGAACTGCTACTTCGCCATGGACAGCGACTGCCCGTTCGGGGGGCGCAAGATGAGTGGGTTCGGCAAGGACGACGGCATGCACGCGCTCGACAAGTTCCTCGCCGTCAAGGCCGTCGTCACGCCCGTCTACGACTCGCCCTGGCTCTAG
- the LOC123412455 gene encoding aldehyde dehydrogenase family 2 member C4-like isoform X1: MASERNGDGGKGRAAENGSGGGVCMEMPEIRYTKLFINGAFVDAVSGKTFETRDPRTGDVIASIAEGDKEDVGLAVKAAREAFDHGKWPRMPGSERGRIMMKYADLVEQHAEELTLLESLDAGKPCMATRAVDIGTSVRSLRYFAGAADKIHGETLKMSRQFQGHTLREPMGVAGLIIPWNFPAIMFFAKVAPALAAGCTMVVKPAEQTPLSALYFAHLAEQAGVPDGVINVVTGFGPTAGAAIASHMDVDMVSFTGSTAVGRLIMEASARSNLKPVSLELGGKSPLIIFDDADVDIAVELAISANFFNKGEACIAASRVYLQEGIYDRFVKKLAQRMESWVVGDPFDPRVNQGPQVDKAQYERVLNYIDHGKREGATVLTGGKPCGQRGYYIEPTVFTDVKDDMIIAKEEIFGPVMCLMKFTTVEEAIARANNTRYGLAAGVVTKNIDVANRMTRSIRAGVVWVNCYFAMDSDCPFGGRKMSGFGKDDGMHALDKFLAVKAVVTPVYDSPWL, encoded by the exons ATGGCGAGCGAGCGCAATGGCGACGGGGGCAAGGGGCGCGCCGCGGAgaacggcagcggcggcggcgtgtGCATGGAGATGCCGGAGATCAGGTACACCAAGCTCTTCATCAACGGGGCCTTCGTCGACGCCGTCTCCG GTAAGACATTCGAGACCAGGGATCCCCGCACCGGGGATGTGATCGCCAGCATCGCCGAAGGTGACAAGGAGGATGTGGGCTTGGCGGTCAAAGCGGCAAGGGAAGCCTTCGATCATGGCAAATGGCCTCGCATGCCCGGATCC GAAagaggacggatcatgatgaagtACGCGGACTTAGTGGAGCAGCACGCGGAGGAGCTGACCCTGCTGGAGAGCCTGGACGCCGGCAAGCCGTGCATGGCGACTAGGGCGGTCGACATTGGTACCTCCGTCAGGTCCCTTCGCTACTTCGCCGGCGCGGCCGACAAGATCCACGGCGAGACGCTCAAGATGTCGAGGCAGTTCCAGGGGCACACCCTGCGCGAGCCCATGGGCGTCGCCGGGCTCATCATCCCCTGGAACTTCCCTGCCATCATGTTCTTCGCCAAGGTCGCCCCTGCGCTGGCCGCCGGCTGCACCATGGTCGTCAAGCCGGCCGAGCAGACCCCGCTCAGCGCGCTCTACTTCGCTCACCTAGCCGAGCAG GCGGGAGTCCCAGATGGGGTGATCAATGTGGTCACCGGCTTTGGCCCAACAGCGGGAGCAGCGATCGCGTCTCACATGGACGTCGACATGGTCAGTTTCACGGGATCAACAGCAGTTGGGCGGCTCATAATGGAGGCGTCGGCGAGGAGCAACCTGAAGCCGGTGTCCCTGGAGCTGGGCGGCAAATCTCCGCTCATCATCTTcgacgacgcggacgtagacataGCCGTGGAACTCGCCATCAGCGCCAACTTCTTCAACAAG GGAGAAGCTTGCATTGCAGCGAGCCGTGTCTACCTGCAAGAAGGCATCTACGATCGATTCGTGAAGAAGCTGGCGCAGCGCATGGAGAGTTGGGTAGTCGGGGACCCTTTCGATCCCCGTGTCAATCAAGGGCCTCAG gtggacAAGGCTCAATATGAGAGGGTGCTCAACTACATCGACCATGGCAAGAGAGAAGGGGCCACCGTTCTGACAGGAGGGAAGCCCTGTGGCCAGAGAGGTTACTACATCGAGCCCACAGTTTTCACCGATGTCAAG GATGACATGATCATAGCAAAGGAGGAGATCTTCGGGCCCGTCATGTGCCTGATGAAGTTCAC GACGGTGGAGGAGGCGATCGCGAGGGCCAACAACACGAGGTACGGGCTGGCGGCGGGGGTGGTGACCAAGAACATCGACGTGGCCAACAGGATGACGCGGTCGATCCGTGCCGGGGTGGTGTGGGTGAACTGCTACTTCGCCATGGACAGCGACTGCCCGTTCGGGGGGCGCAAGATGAGTGGGTTCGGCAAGGACGACGGCATGCACGCGCTCGACAAGTTCCTCGCCGTCAAGGCCGTCGTCACGCCCGTCTACGACTCGCCCTGGCTCTAG